The following are from one region of the Bremerella sp. JC817 genome:
- a CDS encoding ABC transporter permease subunit → MIRRSISKRTRLLLGFASFVVILLGYAWMSHRAHVENPRNKTLPNFSQFQEGWQKMATGDGGIKFWDDVKASSTRLAVGVGIGVLLAFVIGLAMGCIPQVEAVLLPPISFFAKIPPTAMLAVYFVLFGVTGMKIFVALIAFGIFPTLAQAIAQAAQKDVDEHTIYKSYTLGASHFEVIWEVVVRQILPRIIENARLQIGPAMVFLIAAEFALADVGFGYTLRMQSRLQNLNIVYTYLIILGVAGLAIDWCLILMRRKLCPWFGE, encoded by the coding sequence ATGATTCGCCGGTCCATTAGCAAACGGACTCGCCTGCTGCTGGGATTCGCCAGCTTTGTTGTGATCTTGCTCGGTTATGCTTGGATGTCGCATCGCGCCCATGTCGAAAACCCTCGCAACAAAACGCTGCCCAACTTCTCGCAGTTTCAAGAAGGCTGGCAGAAGATGGCCACCGGCGATGGGGGCATCAAGTTTTGGGATGACGTGAAAGCGTCTTCCACCCGGCTTGCCGTCGGTGTTGGAATTGGGGTGCTGCTGGCCTTTGTGATCGGGCTGGCGATGGGGTGTATCCCCCAGGTCGAAGCCGTGCTGCTGCCGCCGATCTCGTTCTTCGCCAAGATCCCGCCCACTGCGATGTTGGCGGTTTACTTCGTGCTGTTCGGCGTGACCGGGATGAAGATCTTTGTCGCGTTGATCGCCTTCGGCATCTTTCCTACGTTGGCCCAGGCGATTGCCCAGGCTGCCCAAAAGGATGTCGACGAGCACACGATCTATAAGTCGTACACGCTCGGTGCGTCTCACTTCGAGGTCATCTGGGAAGTGGTAGTGCGGCAGATTCTGCCTCGTATTATCGAGAACGCTCGCCTGCAGATCGGACCAGCGATGGTCTTTCTGATTGCCGCCGAGTTTGCCCTGGCCGATGTCGGGTTTGGCTACACGCTGCGGATGCAGTCGCGTCTGCAGAACCTGAACATTGTGTACACTTATCTGATCATTCTGGGTGTGGCCGGGCTCGCGATCGACTGGTGCTTGATCTTGATGCGACGCAAGCTTTGCCCTTGGTTCGGCGAATAG
- a CDS encoding TMEM175 family protein encodes MGKGRLEAFSDGVIAILITIMVFNLKAPQQHTWDGLMDIMPGVLTYVLSFVYLGIYWSNHHHLLQLTQRVNGGVLWANLHLLFWLSLIPVATAWMHESEFVDLPVAIYGVVLFCCSVAWWILQTTLVAQDGKGSRLGGAVGIDIKGKASMLAYLFGTLVAFVSPWFAITVYSILAVVWLVPDQRFERAVVEAQRAEVARQEGNVGHRRSEEL; translated from the coding sequence ATGGGAAAAGGACGTCTCGAAGCATTCAGCGACGGGGTGATCGCCATTCTGATTACGATCATGGTCTTCAATCTGAAGGCACCCCAGCAGCATACGTGGGACGGGCTGATGGACATTATGCCGGGCGTGCTGACGTACGTGCTGAGCTTTGTCTATCTGGGGATCTACTGGAGCAATCACCATCACCTCCTGCAGTTGACCCAGCGTGTGAATGGTGGTGTGCTGTGGGCGAACTTGCACTTGCTGTTCTGGCTCTCGCTCATCCCGGTGGCGACGGCTTGGATGCATGAAAGCGAGTTCGTCGACCTGCCGGTCGCGATCTATGGCGTGGTGCTGTTTTGCTGCTCGGTGGCATGGTGGATCCTGCAAACGACTCTCGTCGCTCAAGATGGCAAGGGTTCGCGACTGGGAGGAGCGGTCGGGATCGACATCAAGGGAAAGGCCTCGATGCTGGCCTATCTGTTCGGAACGCTGGTCGCGTTTGTTTCTCCCTGGTTCGCGATTACGGTCTATTCGATCCTGGCGGTCGTCTGGCTGGTGCCGGACCAAAGGTTTGAACGAGCGGTGGTCGAAGCACAACGCGCGGAAGTCGCTCGTCAGGAAGGCAATGTTGGCCATCGCCGTTCGGAGGAGCTATAA
- a CDS encoding sulfatase: protein MPAPIRLGSLLFVCLVASFCQAKKPNVLFIISDDLGSQSLGCYGNAQCQSPNIDRLAGEGMKFEHTYTQYPVCGPSRASLMSGMYAQAIGVTSNGLSDKFTKNLGDRPTMAQHFRDNGYYTARVSKIYHMRIPGDITAGTDGADHAASWTERFNCQALEQWSKGEHAHLTKEKLKPDPKQNIHYNLGYGGAFYTVKTPGDGAEQADVKASAKAIEILEARAKDKQPFFLAVGLVRPHVPLVAPSSFFDLYPAETMELPPQVDDDWDDIPKPGIIKNSKSSGLDTQIKKQKVLEAYYASVSFMDAQVGKMIDALERLDLAKNTIVVFTADHGYHLGEHEFWQKMSLHEESTRIPLIVRVPGEGEGTTASLSQQIDIYPTLAELCGLSIPEHVQGKSLAPVWSDPQATIHDATYTLRNKNDHLLRTKGWALIRYGNDSVELYDMQNDPQQFTNLARKAEHAETLAGLQSQLDQKLAEIK from the coding sequence ATGCCTGCCCCGATCCGTCTTGGTTCGCTCCTTTTCGTCTGCCTGGTCGCGAGTTTCTGTCAGGCCAAAAAGCCCAATGTGTTGTTCATCATTTCGGATGACCTCGGCAGCCAGTCGCTCGGCTGCTATGGCAATGCCCAGTGCCAATCTCCGAACATCGATCGTCTGGCCGGCGAAGGGATGAAGTTCGAGCATACCTACACGCAGTATCCTGTGTGCGGTCCATCGCGAGCCTCGCTGATGTCTGGCATGTACGCCCAAGCGATCGGCGTGACCTCGAACGGATTGTCGGACAAGTTCACCAAGAACCTCGGCGACCGTCCGACGATGGCGCAGCACTTTCGCGACAACGGCTATTACACGGCACGCGTCAGCAAGATCTATCACATGCGAATCCCCGGCGATATCACCGCTGGGACCGATGGCGCGGATCACGCGGCATCGTGGACCGAGCGTTTCAACTGCCAGGCCCTGGAGCAGTGGAGCAAAGGTGAGCATGCCCATCTGACCAAAGAGAAGCTGAAGCCAGATCCCAAGCAGAACATTCACTACAACCTTGGCTACGGCGGAGCATTTTACACGGTAAAAACGCCAGGCGATGGTGCCGAGCAGGCCGATGTCAAAGCTTCGGCCAAGGCGATTGAAATCCTTGAGGCCCGAGCCAAAGACAAGCAGCCATTCTTTCTGGCAGTCGGGCTGGTGCGGCCTCATGTTCCGCTGGTGGCCCCCAGCAGTTTCTTCGATCTTTACCCGGCCGAAACAATGGAACTGCCGCCGCAAGTCGATGACGACTGGGACGACATTCCGAAGCCTGGCATCATCAAGAACAGCAAGTCGAGCGGCCTCGATACGCAGATCAAAAAACAGAAAGTGCTCGAGGCCTATTATGCTTCAGTCAGTTTCATGGACGCCCAGGTCGGCAAGATGATCGATGCTCTCGAACGCTTAGACCTGGCGAAGAACACGATCGTTGTTTTCACGGCCGATCATGGATACCATCTCGGTGAACACGAGTTCTGGCAGAAGATGAGCCTGCACGAAGAGTCGACGCGGATTCCGCTGATCGTTCGCGTCCCTGGGGAAGGGGAGGGGACGACTGCTTCGCTCAGTCAGCAGATCGATATCTATCCGACCCTGGCCGAGCTGTGCGGGCTGAGCATTCCTGAGCATGTCCAAGGTAAGAGCCTCGCTCCGGTCTGGAGCGACCCGCAGGCAACGATTCACGACGCCACTTACACGCTGCGGAACAAGAACGATCATCTGTTGCGAACAAAAGGCTGGGCGTTGATTCGCTATGGAAACGACAGCGTTGAACTGTATGACATGCAGAACGATCCACAGCAGTTTACGAACCTCGCTCGCAAGGCCGAACATGCCGAGACGTTGGCGGGCCTGCAAAGCCAACTTGATCAGAAGCTGGCCGAGATCAAGTAA
- a CDS encoding sugar phosphate isomerase/epimerase: protein MPISRRRFLAVASAAFAATTLPGRAWAKYDQERFPGFKVGLQSYSLRAFDVDKAIKTAGDLGCAHLEFFSGHFPLNSTPEQIAAMKQKMADQGMTIYGHGVNHFGSDHAKNEEIFKFAKAAGIKNLSADPTPDSFDSLDKLVDKYDIRIAIHNHGPSHRYNTALDVLNAVRDHDPRIGACADLGHFIRSGEDPVEVIRLLKGRVFGIHLKDFAEQKEKTKGVILGKGHLDVVGVFRALRQVDFPADGCLSLEYEENAANPVADIQECLAVASEACKTAAS from the coding sequence ATGCCGATTTCTCGCCGCCGCTTTCTGGCAGTTGCTTCCGCTGCCTTCGCCGCAACCACGCTGCCAGGCCGGGCCTGGGCTAAGTACGACCAGGAACGTTTCCCAGGCTTCAAGGTTGGTCTGCAAAGCTATTCGCTGCGTGCCTTCGACGTCGATAAGGCGATCAAGACGGCGGGCGACCTGGGTTGTGCCCATCTCGAATTCTTTAGCGGTCACTTCCCGCTGAATTCGACGCCCGAACAAATCGCCGCGATGAAGCAAAAGATGGCCGACCAGGGCATGACGATCTATGGTCACGGTGTGAATCACTTCGGCAGCGACCATGCCAAGAACGAAGAGATCTTCAAATTCGCCAAGGCTGCCGGCATCAAGAACCTGTCGGCCGACCCAACGCCTGATTCGTTCGATAGCCTCGACAAGCTGGTCGACAAGTACGACATCCGGATCGCCATTCACAACCATGGCCCATCGCATCGCTACAACACGGCATTGGACGTGCTGAATGCGGTTCGCGATCACGATCCTCGCATCGGTGCATGTGCCGACCTGGGTCACTTCATTCGTAGTGGTGAAGACCCCGTCGAAGTGATTCGCCTGCTGAAGGGGCGCGTGTTCGGCATCCACCTGAAGGACTTCGCCGAGCAGAAAGAAAAGACCAAGGGTGTCATCCTCGGTAAGGGTCACCTCGACGTCGTCGGTGTGTTTCGGGCACTGCGTCAGGTCGACTTCCCAGCCGATGGCTGCTTGTCGCTGGAGTACGAAGAAAACGCAGCCAATCCTGTCGCCGACATTCAGGAATGCCTGGCAGTCGCCTCGGAAGCCTGCAAGACGGCTGCCTCGTAA
- a CDS encoding purine-nucleoside phosphorylase, whose amino-acid sequence MLDLYDKIEDALKVIRAKWDKTPKAGIILGTGLGGLVEEIEEEASFEYSEIPHFAASTATSHRGRLVCGMLCGVPVVAMEGRFHMYEGYSLKQITLPVRVMKALGAELLLCSNAAGGMNPFYNCGDIVLIDDHINLMGDNPLIGINDDRLGPRFPDMCAPYNHELIDKALEIARKEDIVAHRGVFVAVAGPNLETRAEYRFLRAIGADLVGMSTVPEVIVAVHCGLKTVGFSIVTDMCLPDALKPADVAEIISIANKAEPKLRTLVKGVLSEIAAS is encoded by the coding sequence ATGCTCGATCTCTACGACAAAATCGAAGACGCCCTCAAAGTTATCCGTGCCAAGTGGGACAAGACCCCGAAGGCCGGCATCATTCTGGGGACTGGCCTCGGTGGATTGGTCGAAGAAATCGAAGAAGAAGCTTCGTTCGAATACTCGGAAATCCCTCACTTCGCCGCATCGACCGCCACCAGCCATCGTGGTCGCCTGGTCTGTGGCATGCTGTGCGGTGTGCCTGTGGTGGCGATGGAAGGTCGCTTCCACATGTACGAAGGCTACTCGCTCAAGCAAATCACGCTGCCAGTCCGCGTGATGAAAGCCTTGGGGGCCGAACTGCTGCTTTGCTCGAACGCCGCCGGCGGTATGAACCCGTTCTATAACTGCGGCGACATTGTCCTGATCGACGATCACATCAACCTGATGGGCGACAACCCGCTGATCGGTATCAACGACGATCGCCTCGGTCCACGCTTCCCAGACATGTGTGCTCCTTACAATCACGAGCTGATCGACAAGGCCCTGGAAATCGCTCGTAAGGAAGACATCGTCGCGCATCGCGGTGTGTTCGTTGCGGTCGCCGGTCCGAACCTCGAAACCCGTGCGGAATACCGTTTCCTGCGTGCTATCGGCGCGGACTTGGTCGGCATGAGCACCGTGCCAGAAGTGATTGTCGCGGTGCACTGCGGTTTGAAGACGGTTGGTTTCTCGATCGTGACCGACATGTGCCTGCCCGACGCTTTGAAGCCAGCCGACGTGGCCGAAATCATTTCGATCGCCAACAAGGCCGAGCCGAAACTTCGCACCTTGGTCAAAGGCGTTCTGTCGGAAATTGCCGCCAGCTAA
- a CDS encoding purine-nucleoside phosphorylase gives MYKLKAQVEELAAAIRRRWNERPLAGIILGTGLGSLTDGIDVEATIDYEDLPHIPSSTALSHKGRLVCGRLGSVPVLVMEGRFHVYEGYSLETITLPVRVMKALGAGILVVSNASGGMNPFYKSGDIMLMEDHINLMWQNPLTGHNDPNLGKRFPDMSSPYDESLLEAATRIARREGIVCHRGVYAAMTGPNYETRSEYRFLRKIGADVVGMSTVPEAIVASQVGLRVLALSTVTNICLPDNLGSVGKYDVIHAAQAAEPRLRLIVREVLNEQLKLAAS, from the coding sequence TTGTACAAACTGAAAGCCCAGGTCGAAGAGTTGGCGGCCGCCATTCGACGCCGATGGAACGAGCGTCCGCTGGCTGGCATCATCCTTGGTACCGGGCTCGGATCGTTGACCGACGGCATCGATGTCGAAGCAACGATCGATTACGAAGATCTCCCGCACATTCCTTCCTCTACCGCCCTTAGTCATAAAGGGCGATTGGTATGTGGACGGCTGGGTTCAGTCCCAGTCTTGGTCATGGAGGGCCGTTTTCATGTTTATGAAGGGTACTCGTTAGAAACGATTACTCTGCCGGTCCGGGTCATGAAAGCGCTCGGCGCCGGCATTCTGGTGGTCAGCAATGCCAGCGGCGGCATGAACCCGTTCTACAAGAGCGGCGACATCATGCTGATGGAAGATCACATCAACTTGATGTGGCAAAATCCGCTGACTGGGCACAACGATCCGAATCTCGGAAAACGCTTCCCCGATATGTCGAGCCCCTACGACGAGTCGCTGCTCGAAGCGGCAACGCGAATCGCTCGACGCGAAGGGATCGTGTGTCACCGGGGTGTCTACGCCGCGATGACCGGACCGAATTACGAGACCCGTAGCGAATACCGTTTTCTGCGAAAGATTGGAGCCGATGTCGTCGGCATGAGCACGGTGCCTGAGGCGATCGTGGCATCGCAGGTCGGTCTGCGGGTGTTGGCTCTGTCGACGGTCACCAACATTTGCCTGCCTGACAATCTCGGTTCGGTTGGCAAGTACGATGTGATCCACGCCGCCCAGGCCGCCGAGCCGCGGCTTCGCTTGATTGTCCGCGAAGTGCTCAACGAACAGTTGAAGCTGGCAGCCAGCTAG
- a CDS encoding VOC family protein — MPLAHLTIATADSAATSKFLQTVFDWPEVHRPGNVDLTTYWLDIGQGQQVHVLQVEGFEVSPFEKEFGRHFAFLFPAAKLAEIRQRLEELSVSIIPPIRPTPFERFFFYDPNGYMFEVIDQDKFVQEQ, encoded by the coding sequence ATGCCACTCGCACATCTGACGATCGCCACCGCCGACTCCGCGGCGACCTCCAAGTTCCTGCAAACGGTGTTCGACTGGCCCGAAGTCCATCGGCCCGGTAATGTGGATCTGACAACCTATTGGCTCGACATCGGCCAAGGCCAGCAAGTCCACGTTCTGCAGGTCGAAGGCTTCGAAGTGTCGCCCTTCGAGAAAGAGTTCGGCCGTCACTTTGCCTTTCTGTTTCCAGCCGCTAAGCTGGCGGAAATTCGGCAGCGACTGGAAGAACTTTCCGTGAGCATCATCCCGCCGATTCGGCCGACACCGTTCGAGCGTTTTTTCTTCTACGACCCTAACGGCTACATGTTCGAAGTGATCGACCAGGACAAATTCGTCCAGGAACAGTAG
- a CDS encoding type 1 glutamine amidotransferase domain-containing protein → MPSQPTLAGKRILIFVGDIYEDLELWYPHLRLKEAGAESVLAGQEAGAVYAGKHTYPAKSDVSFMDVDANDFDGVICPGGFMPDKLRREDKVKELVRQFHEQGKLVAAICHGGWFLASAGICHGTRQTGSPGIKDDMVHAGVSWEDAEVVVDGNIVTSRRPDDLPAFCQAIIDVLEKQ, encoded by the coding sequence ATGCCATCGCAGCCAACCCTCGCTGGAAAACGAATTCTCATCTTCGTCGGAGACATCTACGAAGATCTGGAACTGTGGTACCCGCACCTTCGCTTGAAAGAAGCCGGGGCCGAATCGGTTCTGGCCGGGCAGGAAGCTGGCGCCGTCTACGCCGGCAAACACACCTACCCTGCGAAGTCCGATGTGTCGTTTATGGATGTCGATGCAAACGACTTCGACGGCGTAATCTGCCCTGGCGGCTTCATGCCGGACAAGCTGCGACGTGAAGACAAAGTGAAGGAACTCGTTCGTCAGTTTCACGAGCAAGGCAAACTGGTTGCCGCGATCTGTCATGGCGGTTGGTTCCTGGCATCGGCCGGTATTTGCCACGGTACGCGTCAGACCGGATCGCCTGGCATCAAAGACGACATGGTCCACGCTGGCGTCAGCTGGGAAGACGCCGAAGTCGTCGTCGATGGCAACATTGTCACTAGCCGCCGACCAGACGACCTGCCAGCCTTCTGCCAGGCGATCATCGACGTGCTGGAGAAGCAATAG
- a CDS encoding vWA domain-containing protein, translated as MSRRFPSFEIASLGSISATLITLIAVSGCGENVKFNNPLAKKPAQTQATSKPAPAAKPAAPAAKPGPSKEELARRTMIRTESIRGGTSRFSSGKSVGANATVEENVDRLRTEIASSIDFAPTLIVWVVDATQSASEMRQSWSTAAKQLYSNFQTNGLPGGKASDSLSTAVVAFGEKTIILQDPTTDLPAVVSKVGTAFPTDNSGKENTFATLNQVFDTFGPIKQKESRELLVVVVSDEAGDDWMQVDAVTEKANALGARVYAIGVPAPLGRKRPEVAAQETRSDGMPAMLQGPETRYSQRVDMKFSSGGFGGDDVDSGYGPFSLGYLTNKTNGAFLISRLRSSQWPGSSMRFDDETMRKYPPQYLTEAQYQAKLAENKALAALDRAAQQGQVEAMTYPASQFIVEDEARLKNALDGAQRTAARLEPLVNAIYDPLAEGEKDRDKITDKRWQASYDLALGRAAAAKARTDGYNQMLAILKGGRKFEDPSHNTWKLEPADTLEEAGSRLEKTRLQAKEYLERVIKEHPDTPWAYYAEKELETPIGWKWAEY; from the coding sequence ATGTCTCGCCGATTCCCATCGTTTGAAATTGCCAGCCTGGGCTCGATTTCCGCGACGCTGATTACTTTGATCGCGGTGTCTGGCTGTGGCGAGAACGTCAAGTTTAATAATCCTCTGGCGAAGAAGCCGGCGCAAACGCAAGCCACGTCGAAACCTGCCCCAGCCGCCAAGCCTGCCGCCCCGGCAGCCAAGCCAGGGCCATCCAAAGAAGAGCTCGCTCGACGGACCATGATTCGCACGGAATCGATTCGTGGTGGCACCAGTCGCTTCAGCAGTGGCAAGTCGGTCGGGGCCAATGCAACGGTTGAAGAGAACGTCGATCGCCTGCGGACCGAAATCGCCAGCAGTATCGACTTCGCGCCGACGTTGATCGTGTGGGTGGTCGATGCGACGCAAAGTGCTTCGGAAATGCGGCAGTCGTGGTCGACCGCCGCCAAGCAGCTTTACTCCAACTTCCAGACCAACGGACTTCCCGGCGGCAAGGCTTCCGATAGCCTTTCGACCGCGGTGGTGGCCTTCGGTGAAAAGACGATCATTCTGCAAGATCCGACGACCGATCTGCCCGCGGTTGTCAGTAAGGTGGGAACCGCGTTCCCAACCGACAACTCAGGTAAAGAAAATACTTTCGCGACTTTGAACCAGGTGTTCGACACCTTCGGCCCTATCAAACAGAAAGAAAGCCGCGAGTTGCTCGTCGTGGTTGTTTCCGACGAAGCTGGCGACGACTGGATGCAGGTCGATGCCGTCACCGAGAAGGCGAATGCCCTGGGGGCTCGCGTTTATGCGATCGGCGTGCCGGCTCCGCTGGGACGAAAGCGTCCGGAGGTGGCTGCTCAGGAAACTCGCTCCGACGGCATGCCAGCCATGTTGCAAGGACCAGAAACACGTTACTCGCAGCGTGTCGACATGAAGTTCAGCAGTGGCGGCTTCGGTGGCGACGACGTCGACAGTGGTTACGGGCCTTTCAGTCTGGGCTACCTGACGAACAAAACCAACGGGGCGTTTCTAATCTCGCGACTCCGTTCGTCGCAGTGGCCTGGCAGCTCGATGCGTTTCGATGACGAAACGATGCGTAAGTATCCTCCGCAGTACCTGACCGAGGCTCAGTACCAAGCGAAGCTGGCCGAGAACAAAGCGTTGGCGGCACTCGATCGTGCTGCCCAGCAAGGTCAGGTCGAAGCGATGACCTATCCGGCGTCGCAGTTCATCGTGGAGGATGAAGCTCGATTGAAGAACGCGCTGGATGGCGCTCAGCGTACGGCAGCCCGGCTCGAACCTTTGGTGAACGCGATCTACGATCCGCTGGCCGAAGGGGAGAAGGATCGCGACAAGATCACCGACAAGCGTTGGCAGGCCAGCTACGACCTGGCACTCGGCCGCGCTGCTGCTGCCAAGGCACGCACCGACGGTTACAACCAGATGCTCGCCATCTTGAAGGGTGGCCGCAAGTTCGAGGATCCGTCGCACAATACCTGGAAGCTGGAGCCAGCCGACACGTTGGAAGAAGCAGGTAGCCGCCTCGAAAAGACGCGTCTCCAGGCGAAGGAATACCTGGAACGTGTCATCAAAGAGCATCCTGACACGCCTTGGGCCTATTACGCCGAGAAAGAGCTGGAAACGCCAATCGGTTGGAAGTGGGCCGAGTATTAA
- a CDS encoding helix-turn-helix domain-containing protein, with product MSRRIRNSRNRLQSHQIAEVHRLRAAGHTHMEIKRQTGISRTTIHLILHGQHSSSHAQENNEPIDDSTPFFDGPIERCPRCGRRVHMPCMPCRISSMVDSGQLDRSETDDRDRRQRGQW from the coding sequence ATGTCGCGACGAATCCGCAATTCTCGCAACCGGCTGCAATCGCATCAGATCGCTGAAGTTCATCGCCTTCGCGCTGCCGGACACACGCACATGGAAATCAAACGCCAGACAGGCATCTCGCGGACGACGATTCATTTGATTTTGCATGGACAGCATTCGTCGTCGCATGCTCAAGAAAACAACGAGCCGATCGACGATTCGACGCCGTTTTTCGATGGCCCGATCGAACGCTGCCCTCGTTGTGGTCGCCGCGTTCACATGCCTTGCATGCCGTGTCGCATCAGCAGCATGGTCGACTCAGGCCAGCTCGATCGCTCTGAAACCGACGACCGAGATCGTCGTCAGCGTGGCCAATGGTAG
- a CDS encoding YceH family protein yields the protein MSQELESPAPAWRPLNKVQRRVLGVLIEKAKTTPDAYPMSLNGLTTGCNQKSNRDPQMNLEGWEVEEAIDQLREMGAVAEVHGDGRVVKFRHYGKDWLGCEGNELAIMAELLLRGPQTVGELRGRAARMGKIPDMGSLQPLLDELQQKKLVVPLTPRGRGQVVTHGLFNEKELNEQRQHMGDGRPVSVEDTAPPESPSAPAPPPVAQPVAASTPAPSAPASPAPASSAADSQEIAALRAEVAELKAELERVKKDVEDLWSSIT from the coding sequence ATGTCGCAAGAGTTGGAATCCCCCGCACCCGCCTGGCGCCCGCTCAACAAAGTTCAGCGCCGCGTACTGGGTGTGCTGATCGAGAAAGCCAAGACGACACCAGACGCTTATCCCATGTCGCTGAACGGTCTGACGACCGGCTGCAATCAAAAGAGCAATCGCGATCCCCAGATGAACCTCGAAGGCTGGGAAGTCGAAGAAGCGATCGACCAACTGCGCGAGATGGGTGCCGTCGCCGAAGTGCATGGCGATGGTCGCGTGGTTAAGTTTCGTCATTACGGCAAAGACTGGCTCGGCTGCGAAGGGAACGAACTCGCCATCATGGCCGAGCTTCTGCTGCGTGGCCCGCAGACCGTTGGCGAACTCCGCGGACGCGCGGCCCGGATGGGTAAGATCCCTGACATGGGCTCGCTGCAACCACTGCTCGACGAACTGCAACAGAAGAAGCTGGTCGTTCCGCTCACTCCGCGTGGACGCGGTCAGGTCGTCACGCATGGCCTGTTCAACGAGAAGGAACTGAACGAGCAGCGACAACACATGGGCGACGGCCGTCCGGTCTCCGTGGAAGATACAGCTCCGCCGGAATCGCCTTCAGCTCCAGCCCCTCCACCTGTGGCCCAACCGGTCGCTGCTTCCACGCCGGCACCATCCGCCCCCGCCTCCCCTGCCCCGGCTTCGAGTGCGGCTGATTCCCAAGAGATCGCCGCGCTACGGGCAGAAGTCGCGGAACTGAAAGCCGAGCTTGAACGCGTGAAAAAAGATGTCGAGGACCTCTGGTCGAGCATCACGTGA
- a CDS encoding DUF1569 domain-containing protein, protein MPWVRYRCGLKPGPAFLRCNMSFHRNGASDKLSRRQLHLQSFDEVLSEARSLSRVGYHRVAKWSLGQICDHVSRFMDASIDGFPPSPFYVPLIRPFARMAHLGKILRNEHLPAKMPTLSVFMPGEWAEDEKALPQLEAAIARILDPNVQFVPSPLFGKLTPEEWRKVHLWHCQHHLEYLIPAARDVSS, encoded by the coding sequence ATGCCTTGGGTCCGCTACCGTTGCGGACTGAAACCTGGACCAGCTTTTTTACGGTGCAATATGAGCTTTCATCGAAATGGTGCTAGCGACAAGTTGTCGCGGCGCCAGCTTCACCTCCAGTCCTTTGACGAGGTACTGTCGGAGGCCCGAAGCCTTTCCCGTGTCGGCTATCATCGCGTAGCCAAATGGTCGCTAGGGCAAATCTGCGATCATGTTTCTCGATTCATGGATGCGTCGATTGACGGATTTCCGCCATCGCCGTTCTATGTTCCTTTGATTCGTCCGTTCGCACGGATGGCCCATCTGGGTAAGATCCTGCGGAACGAACATCTTCCGGCCAAGATGCCTACGCTGAGCGTATTCATGCCAGGCGAATGGGCCGAAGACGAGAAGGCGCTTCCACAACTGGAAGCTGCCATTGCTCGCATTCTGGACCCGAACGTTCAGTTCGTTCCTTCGCCGCTGTTTGGCAAACTGACGCCAGAAGAGTGGCGGAAGGTTCACCTGTGGCATTGCCAGCATCACCTGGAATACCTCATTCCAGCGGCTCGCGACGTCTCGTCCTAA
- a CDS encoding TatD family hydrolase, giving the protein MKFIDPHIHVTSRTTDDYEAMAAAGVAAIIEPAFWLGQPRTNVGSFQDYFSSLVGFEKFRAAQFGIRHYCTIGLNSKEANNEALAEQVMEIMPLFLAKENVVAVGEIGFDDMTALEEKYLRLQLEMAKEVNLPVLIHTPHRNKKQGTYRSMDIIEEHEIPPHLVVIDHNNEETCEEVLRRGYWAAFTIYPKTKMGNERMVEVVKKYGPERIIVDSSADWGVSDPLAVPKTGNLMLERGIPQEHVELTCYKNALAAYGQSGQFEESDWLDPEPIDQRTLFEGNSVLRGGQTPRVDDKQEDDRIIQ; this is encoded by the coding sequence ATGAAATTCATCGACCCGCACATCCACGTCACCTCGCGAACCACCGACGACTACGAAGCGATGGCAGCAGCCGGCGTGGCGGCCATCATCGAACCCGCCTTCTGGCTGGGTCAGCCTCGTACCAATGTCGGTTCTTTTCAAGACTATTTCAGCAGCCTGGTTGGGTTCGAGAAGTTCCGCGCGGCTCAGTTCGGCATCCGCCACTACTGCACCATCGGCCTCAATTCCAAGGAAGCCAACAACGAGGCCCTCGCCGAACAGGTCATGGAAATCATGCCTCTGTTTCTGGCGAAAGAGAACGTGGTTGCCGTGGGTGAAATCGGCTTCGACGACATGACAGCACTCGAAGAGAAGTACCTTCGCTTGCAGCTGGAAATGGCCAAGGAAGTCAACCTTCCAGTCCTGATCCATACGCCCCATCGCAACAAGAAGCAGGGAACGTATCGGAGCATGGACATCATTGAAGAACATGAGATCCCGCCCCATCTGGTGGTGATCGACCACAACAACGAAGAGACCTGCGAAGAGGTCCTGCGGCGCGGGTACTGGGCCGCGTTCACCATCTATCCCAAGACCAAAATGGGGAACGAACGGATGGTGGAAGTAGTCAAGAAGTATGGACCTGAACGAATCATAGTCGACTCCTCCGCCGACTGGGGTGTTTCCGATCCTTTAGCCGTTCCCAAAACGGGAAATTTGATGCTAGAGCGGGGTATTCCCCAAGAGCACGTTGAGTTAACCTGTTACAAGAACGCCCTGGCAGCCTATGGCCAGAGCGGTCAGTTCGAGGAATCGGATTGGCTCGACCCGGAACCCATTGATCAACGTACGCTGTTCGAGGGTAATAGCGTGCTCCGGGGCGGTCAGACTCCTCGAGTCGATGATAAGCAAGAAGACGATCGTATCATTCAATAA